CGTCTTCGACCGGCCGACGGGGCCCGGCAACATCGGGGCACTCGCCCGCTCCGTCGATGCCCTCGGGGGTCGGGGCCTGATCGTCACCGGCCACGCCGCGGACCCCTGGGACCCCGCCGCGATCCGCGCCTCCACCGGCTCGATCTTCGCCGTGCCCGTGCTGCGCGCCCCCTCCCACCGCGAGGTGCTCGAGTGGGTCGAGCAGCGCCGCGCGGCGGGGGAGCCGTGGCGGGTGCTGGGCCTGGACGAGGCGGGCGGTCACGAGCTGGACGACGAGGACCTCACCGGTCCCACCCTGCTCGTGGTCGGCAACGAGACCGTGGGGATGAGCGCCGGATGGCGGGAGGCCAGCGACGTGATCGCCGAGATCCCCATGACCGGCAGCGCCTCCTCGCTGAACGCCTCGGTCGCCGGGTCCCTCGCCCTCTACGAGATCGCCCGCCAGCGCCGGGGTCGCTGAGCGGGGGGAGGGGCGCCGTTACGCTGTGCCGAGCGCTCCCGCGACCAGCGGCGCGCCGAGCAGGCCGAGGAACGGTCCGGCCAGCAGCACCGGCCCCACCGGGAAGCGCACCCCGGCGCGGCGGGTGCGGGCCATGACCACGGCGCCCAGCAGCCCG
This genomic interval from Brachybacterium aquaticum contains the following:
- a CDS encoding RNA methyltransferase produces the protein MSRRPSRIERRNARFQQWQALLTNRTKRSRSGEMVIQGVRPLTQALAHGIEIRTLLSDGRENPSRWARELLENPPAPVVELAPELMAELGEKEEGSPELLAVAALPSDDLARLDPGPDGVVVVFDRPTGPGNIGALARSVDALGGRGLIVTGHAADPWDPAAIRASTGSIFAVPVLRAPSHREVLEWVEQRRAAGEPWRVLGLDEAGGHELDDEDLTGPTLLVVGNETVGMSAGWREASDVIAEIPMTGSASSLNASVAGSLALYEIARQRRGR